From the Hydrogenothermus marinus genome, the window AAACATGAGCAATAAATAAAGCGGCAACTGCTTCATATAAAGCAGTACCATCCATATTTATAGTAGCTCCAAGAGGTAAAACAAATCCTGCCACTTTCTTAGGGATTTTAGCCTCTTTTTCAGCAACTTCTAAAGAAACTGGCAATGTGGCAGAACTAGAGCATGTAGAAAAAGCTACTAATATAGCTTCTTTAACTTTATTAAAATATTCAACTGGATTTACTTTTCCTACTAAATAAGCTATTAAACCTAAATTTACCGCAAAATGCCATATTATACCTATTAAAACAATAAGGACATATTGCCATAAATCAATAATTACTTTTATTCCTTTTTCTGCAACAATAGAAGATATTAAAGCAAAAACTCCTATTGGAGATAGATATATTATCCATTTAGCTATTAATAAAAATGCATCATTTAAACCATCAAAAAGATTTACTATTAATTGCTTTTTTTCTTGTTTTATATATAAAACTGCTATAGCAAGTAATATGGAAAATATAATTACATGTATAGATTTTCCTTCAGCGAAACTTTCAAAAATATTAGAAGGTATTAAATTATTTATAAAACTTTCAAAAGTAAGTTTTTTTATATCTACAGAATTTGAAGAAAGATTTATATCAGATATAGAAAAAGGAAAAATATTAGCAACTAAAAGACCAGTAATAACTGCTATTGTAGTTGTTGCTAAATAATATAAAAAAGCTTTAATACCTAAATCTTTAAAATCATTTGCAGAACTTAAAGTAGAAATAGATACAAAAATAGATACAAAAATAAGTGGAATAACTATCATTTTAAGTAAGTTTAAAAAGATATCTCCTAATATTTTAAGATTTAATGCTAATTCAGGGATATAAATTCCAACTAATATTCCAAGTATAATCCCTAAAATAGTTAAATTTTCTATTGATAGAAATTTTTTCATATTTGTCCTTTTTTGTTTAAAAACTTTTTGATAAGTATTATACCTAATTTAAAGAAGAAAAAATTATTGACTAGAATAGGTTTAATATCTATTGTTAAATATATATTAAAAAGACTTGACATTTTGATAAAATAATTATAAATTTATCTAACAATAATTGACTAAAATTTAAGGAGGGTATTTTAAATGTTTAGCGAGAACCTATTAGACAAAAAATCAAAAGATATTTTAGAAGATGCTAAAGCCAAGGCAAAAGCAAGAGGAGATAGACTTACAGATACAGATCATCTACTTCTTGCATTAATTTCAAGAAAAGATTCACCTCTTGCTAAGGTATTAGAAAAAAGAGGAATAGATACTAAAGATTTAGTAAAAAAAGTGCAAGAATATCTAAATGATTTATATTCTCAAGTAGATAAATCTACAAGAGAGTATATAAACTACTTAAAAGATTTGCAAAATCAGTTATCTCAAGTTAAAGGTAGTATTAATCAATTAGTTGCTGAACTTCAAAAAGTAGCAAAAGCAAAAAAAGAAGTAGAACAAGAATTAAAATATGAAGAAAGTAGTTTTTGGGGAGGATTTGGTAGTTCTGCAAGACTTGAATACGAAAGACTTCAAAGATATGAAAATCAGCTTAAATCACAATTAAATCAGATTAAAAACTCATTACTTCAAGTAATGGATAATGAAACTGCAGATGCATTTTTAAATGGACAAGCAAGTCTTTCATCTGTCTTATACAAGATAATAGAAAATTCAGATTTAGTAAAACAGCTAGATGAACTTGGAATATCACCAGATAGAGTTGTAATAAGAATTGCTGAAGAAGTACTTGGAACTAAAAGTGGTAAAATTTATTCAAATAAATTAGTAAAAGTATTAGAAAAAGCAGAAAAGCTTGCTTTAGAAAAAGGGGAGTCAGCAGTATCCCCAGTATATATAGCTACCGCACTAATAGATTCTAAAGATACAATTGCAGGAAAAATATTAGAACAAATATTAACAGGAGGAAAGGAAAAGATGAATGGAGAAAACATTCAACAAGAAATGGCAGAAGAAGAAAAATCAGCACTTGAAAAATATGGTGTAGATTTAACAGAACTTGCTAAACAAGGCAAGTTAGATCCAGTTATTGGAAGAGAAAAGGAAATACAACAAGTAATAGAAATTCTTTTAAGAAGAACTAAAAACAATCCAGTACTTGTTGGGGAAGCAGGAGTTGGTAAAACAGCAATAGTTGAAGGTTTAGCACAAAAAATAGTAAATAAAGAAGTACCAGAAGATTTATTTGATAAAAGAATTATTGCTCTTGATATGGGAGCATTACTTGCAGGTACAAAATATAGAGGAGAGTTTGAAGAAAGATTAAAAGCCATAATTGATGAAGTAAAAAAATCTGAAGGGGAGATTATCTTATTTATAGATGAGCTTCATACTATTGTTGGTGCTGGTGCTACAGAAGGTTCTACAGATGCAGGAAACCTTTTAAAACCAGCACTTGCAAGAGG encodes:
- a CDS encoding dicarboxylate/amino acid:cation symporter, giving the protein MKKFLSIENLTILGIILGILVGIYIPELALNLKILGDIFLNLLKMIVIPLIFVSIFVSISTLSSANDFKDLGIKAFLYYLATTTIAVITGLLVANIFPFSISDINLSSNSVDIKKLTFESFINNLIPSNIFESFAEGKSIHVIIFSILLAIAVLYIKQEKKQLIVNLFDGLNDAFLLIAKWIIYLSPIGVFALISSIVAEKGIKVIIDLWQYVLIVLIGIIWHFAVNLGLIAYLVGKVNPVEYFNKVKEAILVAFSTCSSSATLPVSLEVAEKEAKIPKKVAGFVLPLGATINMDGTALYEAVAALFIAHVFGIELSLLQQIIVVITSTLASIGAAAIPSAGLITMTLVFSSVGLPLEGIALIVAVDRFLDMFRTSTNVWGDLIGAKVISRFIK